GGTTATCTGCTTGTGGATGCAAAAGTCTGACACCCTTTCATAGAAAAAGTAGCTCCCTTTTAGAGGGTTCTGGTTCTAGGGTGGTGGTGGTTGTAGGCCACAGAGAAGGTGGGTGCTCTAATTATTGGAGCCATTTGTGTAGTGTGTAGAGTTGTTGAATCGAGCAGCATATGTGCTTTTGCAAAGTGCTGTTTGTTCTCAATCAAGTCAGAAAAAATCAGGTTTTTGCTGCGATTGATATTTTGAACCTATAGTGGAGCTGTGGAGATAAGTCTCATGCTGTTCTGTGTGTCATCCGACGAAAAGATTGAGGCCATTTTGGTACACAAGTAGTCCGGGCTTTTAATCATGTTGTTTAGCAGACTATGGGGAAAAGCTTATGTTGTTTGTATTTGTTGTGAATTCAAGAAACAAGGTGGTAATGTTTCGTGTTTGGTATAGGGATTGGCGAACACCGATGGTGCGACGAGTGTGTCCGCTGAGACACTACAGTTTGTACCCAATATTCGGTCTGGAAGCTTTGCTGATATCGGACCTAGGAGGTACATGGAAGATGAACACATCCGGATAGATGATCTTTCAGCTCATCTTGGCTCGCTGTTGGTGTGCCCACTACCTAGTGCCTTCTATGGGGTAAGTCAATAAGTGATTATTGTGTTTGCTTGCTGCATTTTAACCACAGCAACTGCGCCTAAATGGATTGTCTTGTTTCCTCTGCTTGTATGTAGGTCTTTGATGGCCATGGGGGTCCGGATGCTGCAGCCTACATGAAAAGGCATGCCATGAGGTTCCTGTTTGAGGATAGAGAGTTCCCACAAGCATTGCAAGTGGATGATGTATTCCTTCAGTCCGTCGAGGAATGCATTCGCAGCGCGTTCTTGCAAGCCGATCTTGCTCTGGCAGATAATTTAGACATCAGCCGCTCCTCCGGAACTACCGCACTCGCAGCATTAGTATTTGGGAGGTAAGATGTGCTTTACTAGAAGCAGTCTCAAGTCTGTAGAactgatctttattttcttgcttCAGCGTGCATGCTCAGTCGAGTGTCTGACCTGACTTGCAGGCAACTGTTGGTTGCGAACACCGGTGACTGCCGAGCGGTCCTTTGCCGGAGAGGCATAGCGATGGAGATGTCTCGGGACCACAGGGCAAACTACGCCGAGGAGTGCGAGAGGGTGGCCGCCTCCGGCGGATACATCGAGGACGGGTACCTCAACGGGGTGCTCTCGTTGACGCGTGCCCTAGGCGACTGGGACATGAAGGTGCCCGACTGCTCCACGTCGCCCCTCATCGCGGAGCCCGAGTTCCAGCAGGCGACGCTGAGCGAGGACGACGAGTTCCTCATCATGGGCTGCGACGGCATCTGGGACGTGATGACGAGCCAGCACGCGGTGAGCGTGGTCCGGCGGGGCCTGCGGCAGCACGACGACCCCGAGCGGTGCGCGCGGGAGCTCGTCATGGAGGCGAAGCGGCTCGAGACGGCCGACAACCTGACCGTCATCGTGGTGTGCTTCGGGTCGGAGCTCgggtcaccgccgccgccccccgctgcCGCGGCGGCGAGGCCGAGGAGCTGCAAGGGCCTGTCGGCGGAGGCCCTGTGCAACCTGAGGAGCTGGCTGGAGACTGACCGCTAGCTCTAGCTTGAGATGCCTGCTCTGCTCCTGCTCCCCTACCTAGTGCTGCTGGTCGGTTCGTTCCCACGCTGTAAATATGCTGACATCGGTCGAGGAATCGTAACTGCCACTTCCCTTTTAGTCCCTACCATTTTTTTCAGGCGGTAGCCCGGCAGTTTTGTAGGGGCATTCTCCCATTGTTTCCTGTGCTTTTCTCTCTCTGTTGCTGTTATTGCTCACGCCATTGCTGTTGTACATAGTACTACATGGTAGTACATCCGTTGCGGCCACGGATGGACCTGATTTCCTCGAGCAACATCTGCTGCTATCTAACAGAAATATTCGGGGGGCTATGGTCAACTCGATTCATCAGAATAGTAAATTCCTCATCTTGTCACGTACGAGTAGAGAAAATAGAATGAACTCTTCATGAAAAATTGGGATCCATGGTGAAACTCTGCCTGAGTTGCTTCTATCATCAGCTAGGGATCATAGAGTAGCAGGTGCCGTGGTGAATGAAGCCAGAGAAGGCCTGGCGGTAGTGGTAAATTTAGCTGAACATACCACTATCTCGATCCGCGCCGGCAAGTTAGCCATGGTGGTGGAATGGCTGGCACCAGCACCACCAGACACGCCCCCCTCACCTAACCCACAGCTCTTTTTTCCGGAACCGAATCCATAATCGTCAAGAAGAATTCTACCTTTCCGAAGCCTATATCTTTTCTGAATCTGATAAGACGCCTAAAAATCAGCTGCAGCGACAGCAGGTGGGTTCAATGCACCTGCACcacccacgcacacacgcacaGCTGCAAAGTCCAG
This DNA window, taken from Triticum aestivum cultivar Chinese Spring chromosome 1D, IWGSC CS RefSeq v2.1, whole genome shotgun sequence, encodes the following:
- the LOC123180331 gene encoding probable protein phosphatase 2C 47, whose product is MVAEAEVMHQQPAPVLEVQYRRCVAKGAGMSAVAVPEVEVEVAVELPRMGLANTDGATSVSAETLQFVPNIRSGSFADIGPRRYMEDEHIRIDDLSAHLGSLLVCPLPSAFYGVFDGHGGPDAAAYMKRHAMRFLFEDREFPQALQVDDVFLQSVEECIRSAFLQADLALADNLDISRSSGTTALAALVFGRQLLVANTGDCRAVLCRRGIAMEMSRDHRANYAEECERVAASGGYIEDGYLNGVLSLTRALGDWDMKVPDCSTSPLIAEPEFQQATLSEDDEFLIMGCDGIWDVMTSQHAVSVVRRGLRQHDDPERCARELVMEAKRLETADNLTVIVVCFGSELGSPPPPPAAAAARPRSCKGLSAEALCNLRSWLETDR